One genomic window of Cellulophaga sp. Hel_I_12 includes the following:
- a CDS encoding gliding motility-associated C-terminal domain-containing protein gives MEIKKLNKLFFSYAAALKFKKSVLLLGFFMLPFLGFNQATVVVSAIDNVATEGTSAGDTGIFQIDLGTLNTTGASVTVEFVLGGTATTGVDYENFGNNVVIANGARTAQIVVTTIDDLDFEGNESIALRLTGTSNAAFTVAGNASSNASIILVDDDGCSSGNLAPTLNNPIETRYCSDFEVDLSGFISSATPPGTTLRWSTNPSPNPNNEASFLQSSIITTGGDYYGFYYGTFNGAPCISPVVAIPTITFDVKPLLGTPNNNNQACNRLLSGNFSLDLDDTLDGETAGGFWNLIDAPNGESTSIDGNNRVSYLNQPAGEYVYTYTPNYASAPSCTPESIEVVVFVTDCALNCDAGNRPPELNTGIPTTVCVDENNNTVDLSDYTNTPAPAGTNLIWSRNSDFNRADAYLNSTIIGQTGTYYAFFLDEVNNCASPYLAVSIIFITKPEILEFTENALCNEGIMTLSATATSGSVINWYDSLTSTTALEQNSANFTTPNLTTSTTYYVEAVLNGCSSDRQAVIATINNDPIVQATGTAIEACNIVGADVSNLIDLFSGLTQEVSGSWVLSSGPSTSVVISTDGFVDFEGLPLGTYTFTFTTNTAVAPCSETSALVTVRVIACIIDSDGDGLSDEDEIAIGTNPNNQDSDNDGILDAVEVGDDIANPLDGDGDGIIDALDSNTLDTDMDGVVDQLDPANTNPCIPDNTVGMCDTDGDGISDGIEIANGSDPLDPCDPNLTPNCAPDPIDLQIIKTVDNLRPVVDDEILFTITLTNLSANRVISIMINELLTTARGFEYVSHTVTNGQYNSGLGTWNIEEMQANEEYILSITAKVLEFGDYTNTAEITSSFPIDAVEENNVSSITLDVISRNIQDCGFMYNQFSPNGDGINDFLVVNCIENYPNNTLEIFDRYGNQVYKAANYDNLWDGTGKNGAVPKGTYYYVLNLGLRSDLPDSEAAPIQRGWIQIIR, from the coding sequence ATGGAAATCAAAAAACTAAATAAACTATTTTTTAGTTACGCAGCGGCTCTTAAATTTAAAAAGAGTGTGTTGCTATTGGGTTTTTTTATGCTTCCCTTTTTAGGGTTTAACCAAGCGACGGTCGTGGTTTCTGCGATTGATAACGTGGCTACTGAGGGCACTTCAGCTGGTGATACCGGAATATTTCAAATAGATTTAGGTACTTTAAATACTACAGGAGCCAGTGTTACGGTAGAATTTGTTTTAGGCGGCACTGCAACAACAGGTGTCGATTATGAAAATTTTGGGAATAATGTGGTGATAGCCAATGGAGCAAGGACAGCACAAATAGTAGTAACGACAATAGACGATCTAGATTTTGAAGGTAATGAAAGCATAGCTCTTCGATTAACCGGTACCAGTAATGCTGCTTTCACAGTGGCAGGTAATGCCAGTAGCAATGCAAGTATTATACTGGTCGATGATGATGGGTGTTCCTCTGGAAACCTCGCACCAACGCTTAATAACCCTATAGAAACACGCTATTGTTCTGATTTTGAGGTAGATTTATCAGGTTTTATTTCAAGTGCAACACCACCAGGCACTACCTTAAGGTGGAGTACAAATCCAAGTCCAAATCCAAATAATGAAGCTTCCTTTTTACAAAGTTCCATCATTACTACGGGAGGTGATTACTACGGTTTTTATTACGGTACCTTTAACGGTGCGCCTTGTATTAGTCCTGTCGTGGCGATACCGACGATTACTTTCGACGTAAAGCCGCTTTTGGGAACCCCAAACAATAACAATCAGGCCTGTAATAGACTTCTTTCTGGTAATTTTTCATTGGATTTAGATGATACATTAGATGGTGAAACTGCGGGTGGTTTTTGGAATTTAATTGATGCGCCCAACGGCGAATCGACTAGTATAGACGGGAATAATAGAGTGAGCTATTTAAATCAGCCTGCAGGCGAGTATGTATATACCTATACACCAAATTATGCGAGTGCACCGAGTTGTACTCCTGAAAGTATAGAAGTAGTTGTTTTTGTGACAGATTGTGCCCTAAATTGTGATGCGGGAAATAGACCGCCAGAACTAAATACAGGAATACCAACAACCGTTTGTGTTGATGAAAATAACAATACTGTCGATTTAAGTGACTATACCAATACTCCCGCACCAGCTGGCACGAACCTTATTTGGAGTAGAAATAGTGATTTTAATAGAGCAGATGCCTATTTAAACAGCACAATAATCGGACAAACAGGAACCTATTATGCCTTTTTTCTTGATGAAGTAAATAATTGTGCAAGCCCTTACTTGGCGGTATCCATAATTTTTATTACCAAACCGGAAATTCTAGAATTTACCGAAAATGCACTTTGTAATGAAGGGATTATGACCTTAAGTGCAACAGCAACTTCTGGAAGTGTTATAAATTGGTATGACAGCCTCACGAGTACAACAGCATTAGAACAAAATTCAGCAAATTTCACAACACCAAATTTAACAACATCCACGACGTATTATGTTGAAGCTGTTTTAAATGGGTGTTCTTCCGATAGGCAAGCTGTAATTGCGACTATTAACAACGACCCTATTGTTCAGGCTACCGGTACTGCAATAGAAGCTTGCAATATTGTAGGTGCTGATGTATCTAATCTCATTGATCTCTTTTCTGGGCTTACACAAGAGGTTTCTGGTAGTTGGGTACTTAGCTCAGGTCCTTCAACATCCGTAGTCATTTCAACCGATGGTTTTGTAGATTTTGAAGGTTTGCCCTTGGGCACTTACACCTTTACATTTACTACAAATACTGCTGTAGCTCCTTGTTCTGAAACTTCAGCTTTGGTAACTGTACGTGTCATAGCATGTATCATAGATAGTGATGGTGACGGTTTAAGTGATGAGGATGAAATTGCAATAGGTACAAATCCAAATAATCAAGATTCAGATAATGATGGTATTTTAGACGCTGTTGAGGTAGGGGATGATATTGCTAACCCCTTAGATGGTGATGGCGATGGTATCATTGATGCCTTAGATTCTAATACTTTAGATACAGATATGGATGGTGTTGTAGATCAATTAGATCCTGCAAACACCAACCCATGTATTCCAGATAATACCGTAGGAATGTGTGATACCGATGGTGATGGTATTAGTGACGGTATTGAGATTGCGAACGGCTCTGACCCTTTAGATCCCTGTGATCCTAATTTAACGCCTAATTGTGCCCCAGACCCCATAGATTTACAAATCATAAAAACGGTAGATAATTTAAGACCTGTTGTTGATGATGAAATACTATTTACAATCACCTTGACGAATTTAAGTGCAAACAGAGTAATCAGTATTATGATCAATGAATTATTAACTACTGCTAGGGGCTTTGAATACGTTTCTCACACAGTAACCAATGGACAATATAACAGCGGTTTGGGTACTTGGAACATTGAAGAAATGCAAGCTAACGAAGAATACATACTTAGCATTACGGCCAAAGTTTTAGAGTTTGGAGATTATACGAATACAGCTGAAATTACCTCATCTTTTCCGATCGATGCCGTAGAAGAAAATAACGTATCATCCATTACCCTGGATGTCATTAGTAGAAATATTCAAGATTGTGGATTCATGTATAATCAATTTTCTCCTAATGGCGACGGTATTAATGATTTTTTAGTAGTGAACTGTATTGAAAACTACCCAAATAATACTTTAGAAATATTTGATCGCTATGGCAATCAAGTGTATAAAGCCGCCAATTATGATAATTTATGGGATGGAACAGGCAAAAATGGAGCGGTACCTAAAGGCACTTATTATTATGTTTTAAATTTAGGGTTGCGCTCAGATCTTCCAGATTCAGAAGCAGCACCCATACAAAGAGGATGGATTCAAATTATACGATAA
- a CDS encoding type IX secretion system membrane protein PorP/SprF — MNFLNKTFFWVLLLFIGTLSFSYGQREPQYTQYMYNIGSFNPAYVGSVENTEITAAYRSQWEGVPGAPKTIRIGINLPFSNEKNGLGFNVVNDELGPSTQTYFDVSYSFQVNISDATKLSFGVDAGGALLNVDYSKGDFEIINEPLLSANSFNNFYPTIGAGMFVYGENWYTGISVPNFLTDIIYNDEVSVFIEDKPQFNLIGGYVFDLSDGLKFKPAFLLNYLEGLPLNANISTNFLISDVVTLGASYRFDNAVSGLAGIQLSNSTFVGYSYDYSVNGFSTFNDGSHEIVLKFYLGKDSGNKRKDAKNAKGKPKQIDTPRFF, encoded by the coding sequence ATGAACTTTTTAAATAAAACATTTTTCTGGGTATTGCTACTCTTTATAGGAACATTAAGCTTTAGCTATGGGCAACGTGAACCTCAATATACACAGTACATGTATAATATTGGGAGTTTTAATCCAGCTTATGTAGGTTCTGTTGAAAATACTGAAATTACAGCAGCCTATAGGTCGCAGTGGGAAGGAGTACCAGGAGCGCCTAAAACCATTCGTATAGGAATTAATTTACCTTTTTCAAACGAAAAAAACGGATTAGGTTTTAATGTGGTCAATGATGAATTAGGCCCCTCAACACAGACCTATTTTGATGTTTCATATTCTTTTCAAGTGAATATTTCTGATGCAACAAAACTTTCATTCGGTGTGGATGCGGGTGGTGCTTTGTTAAATGTAGATTATTCTAAAGGCGATTTTGAAATCATTAATGAGCCACTCTTAAGTGCTAATTCGTTCAATAATTTTTATCCTACTATTGGAGCAGGGATGTTTGTTTATGGGGAAAATTGGTATACCGGTATTTCCGTTCCTAATTTTTTAACTGATATTATTTACAATGATGAGGTTTCTGTATTTATTGAAGATAAGCCCCAATTTAATTTAATAGGAGGTTATGTGTTTGACCTATCCGATGGCTTAAAATTTAAACCGGCATTTCTATTAAATTATTTAGAAGGACTTCCGCTCAACGCAAATATATCAACAAACTTTTTAATAAGTGACGTTGTAACTTTAGGGGCTTCGTATAGGTTCGATAATGCGGTTAGTGGTTTGGCTGGTATTCAGCTTTCGAATAGCACCTTTGTGGGCTATTCTTATGATTATAGCGTTAATGGTTTTTCGACCTTTAATGATGGTTCTCACGAAATAGTTCTTAAATTTTACCTAGGAAAAGATAGCGGAAACAAGCGTAAAGATGCTAAAAACGCGAAAGGGAAACCAAAACAAATTGATACGCCGAGATTCTTTTAA
- a CDS encoding OmpA family protein translates to MKFKNILLFFLMTSTVTFGQKISKGDYYFYEYAYKDAIREYNKEQSKKKLSHQQYLNLADAYLKIGNFEKASTLYISSYERDSTLANTYLNKLLLSVAKSGTPEKLKNYVTEFKSFFSKELLENAAFNFEILANSKNESLDFYIFNCNLNSAQADFSPAFYKDEVLFTSGRNSRSKSKKKIYEPTGEAYLDIYSGKIQPDGDLTVPKTFAKIPYSNYHKATPFYVDELDLLIYMLSNADGGELLFDKNMKNTLAIGSVTKNGNFQYLLRDLSTSFYYPFYEASTEKLYFAADFEGGYGGTDIYYVFTNKGQIMSAPVNLGPRINSPGNEVAPYIFEGNLYFSSDIFFGLGDMDIYTAKMQEDDIYSIPVNLGPGINSPGHDFGFIIKRNTAGFLGYFSSNREGGKGQDDIYGFKVNEKPGLKTLVVKGLVENPSTTRGIKNTIVQLLDEEGNFLKETATNDDGEFQFEIPFRSAYAIKAMKTGYGSFSSSFSLISEEEQQFLNISLPFIEDIVEEKENQTVLKLKKFKFNGRSSTITEAIALELDKVVKIAQSFPTIKLSIESHTNSRGSGASNIALSEARSKAIKSYLISKGLPENTINTVVGYGETKLTNQCKDGVFCLEFLHEQNVRSYIRVLNYEEIKK, encoded by the coding sequence ATGAAATTTAAAAATATCTTATTGTTTTTTTTAATGACTAGTACAGTAACTTTTGGACAAAAGATATCAAAAGGGGATTACTACTTTTACGAATATGCGTATAAAGATGCCATTAGAGAATATAACAAGGAACAAAGTAAAAAAAAATTAAGCCATCAGCAGTACTTAAATTTAGCGGATGCCTATCTAAAAATCGGCAATTTTGAAAAGGCTTCAACACTTTATATCAGTAGCTATGAACGGGATAGCACCTTGGCAAATACCTATTTAAATAAATTATTATTGTCTGTAGCTAAAAGTGGTACTCCTGAAAAGCTGAAGAACTATGTCACAGAATTCAAATCATTTTTTAGCAAAGAATTATTAGAAAATGCAGCCTTTAATTTTGAAATATTAGCAAATAGTAAAAATGAAAGTTTAGACTTTTATATCTTCAATTGTAATCTAAATAGTGCTCAAGCAGATTTTTCACCGGCATTTTACAAAGATGAAGTGTTGTTTACAAGCGGTAGAAACAGTAGAAGCAAGTCTAAAAAGAAAATTTACGAACCTACAGGGGAAGCTTATTTAGATATTTATTCGGGTAAAATTCAGCCCGATGGTGATCTTACCGTTCCTAAGACCTTTGCTAAAATTCCATATTCGAACTACCATAAAGCAACACCATTTTATGTAGATGAGTTAGATCTACTCATTTATATGCTATCAAATGCTGACGGCGGTGAGTTGTTATTTGACAAAAACATGAAAAATACCTTAGCGATAGGTTCTGTTACTAAGAATGGAAATTTTCAATATTTATTAAGAGACTTAAGCACATCCTTTTATTATCCATTTTATGAGGCAAGTACTGAGAAACTATACTTTGCTGCCGATTTTGAGGGGGGTTACGGTGGTACGGATATATATTATGTATTTACCAATAAAGGGCAGATTATGTCTGCTCCCGTAAATTTAGGGCCTAGAATCAATTCTCCAGGCAATGAGGTAGCCCCTTATATTTTTGAAGGTAATTTATATTTTTCTTCAGATATTTTTTTCGGTCTTGGCGATATGGATATTTATACAGCTAAAATGCAGGAAGATGATATCTACAGCATTCCCGTAAACTTAGGACCAGGAATAAACAGCCCTGGTCACGACTTTGGTTTTATTATTAAAAGAAATACAGCAGGTTTTTTAGGTTATTTTTCGTCGAATAGAGAGGGAGGAAAAGGTCAAGATGATATTTACGGTTTTAAAGTAAATGAAAAGCCAGGACTTAAAACTTTGGTTGTAAAAGGACTCGTTGAAAACCCAAGCACAACTCGGGGCATAAAAAATACCATAGTTCAACTTTTAGACGAAGAAGGTAATTTTTTAAAGGAAACTGCTACCAATGATGATGGCGAATTTCAATTTGAAATACCGTTTAGAAGCGCTTACGCCATAAAGGCCATGAAAACTGGATACGGAAGTTTTTCATCATCGTTCTCATTAATTTCAGAAGAAGAACAACAGTTTTTGAATATCAGTTTGCCTTTTATAGAAGATATCGTTGAAGAAAAAGAAAACCAGACCGTTTTAAAACTTAAGAAGTTTAAATTCAATGGTAGGTCAAGTACTATTACAGAGGCAATAGCCCTAGAATTAGATAAAGTGGTGAAAATAGCACAAAGTTTTCCAACGATTAAACTAAGTATAGAATCACACACGAACAGTCGGGGGAGCGGTGCCAGTAACATTGCCCTATCAGAGGCTAGATCCAAGGCTATTAAAAGCTATTTAATTTCAAAAGGTCTTCCTGAGAATACCATAAATACTGTCGTTGGTTATGGAGAAACTAAATTAACAAATCAATGTAAGGACGGTGTTTTTTGTCTTGAGTTTTTACATGAACAAAACGTACGGTCTTATATAAGGGTCTTAAATTACGAGGAGATAAAAAAATAA
- a CDS encoding vancomycin high temperature exclusion protein: MIKKILLTFLSILFLFGMMLFLSNYVIDSATKSKTYTSTQKIPKNTVGIILGTAKKLTNGLPNTYYSNRIAAAVALFNAKKIEFILVSGDNGSIYYNEPNTIKKDLIAAGIPAEKIFLDYAGFRTLDSMVRAKHIFGLDNATIISQKFHNDRAIYIAQKKGLNAIGFNAKDVSSPSGLKVNVREYFARVKVFIDLLTNKQPKFYGEKIEIK; encoded by the coding sequence ATGATAAAAAAAATTCTCTTAACTTTTCTAAGTATACTATTTTTATTCGGAATGATGTTATTCTTATCTAATTATGTTATTGATAGCGCAACGAAAAGCAAAACCTACACCTCTACCCAAAAGATACCTAAAAACACCGTTGGTATTATTTTAGGGACAGCAAAGAAACTAACAAATGGCTTGCCTAACACCTATTATTCAAATAGAATAGCCGCTGCTGTTGCTTTATTTAATGCGAAAAAAATTGAATTTATTCTGGTAAGTGGTGATAATGGAAGCATTTATTATAACGAACCCAACACCATTAAAAAAGATTTAATCGCAGCGGGAATTCCTGCGGAAAAGATTTTTCTAGATTATGCTGGTTTTAGAACCTTAGACTCCATGGTTAGAGCTAAGCATATTTTTGGCTTAGATAATGCGACTATAATTTCACAAAAATTTCACAACGATAGAGCCATTTATATCGCTCAAAAAAAAGGGCTTAATGCCATTGGCTTTAATGCGAAAGATGTTTCTAGCCCTAGTGGTTTAAAGGTTAATGTAAGAGAGTATTTTGCTAGAGTGAAGGTCTTTATAGATTTACTCACCAATAAACAACCCAAATTTTATGGAGAAAAAATAGAAATAAAATAG
- a CDS encoding S41 family peptidase — MNIIPNQTSLMIKNPMMVLFILFFFASCVSIPKYNEQIAGLHSPEDLKSDVDKSYKKLKKLHPKLYQFVSKERLDFKFDSLKQSITAPMSSTDFYKKLAPVVFEIRQGHIGISPPSKRYTKNERKELRKNEFEFYNLDFEQVEDAFLVKDNFGIDSTIIGAEVLKIREEPIEDLVREYKKYVSSDGYNTTFEDRFVALRFSGLYYKDKGYLDSLPITLSKNDSIFIKTLRRIPKDSIKNILKIRDSLAAKDSTTIDKKEVKLSKQEKKARKQKLKQNYKNDLKYGYIRRKSLPKETKFYTRNFDFIGEDSSIAYMKISNFKNGNYKAFYKEVFTKIDSADTKNLIIDLRDNTGGRLAEIAKLYTYLTDDVHQFVEKGQTLTRFPFLKSRFSSENTFLGKTLGVLMTPIAAPIELLKGSKKNGIRYYRFPSSKRNLDPDPLNYKGKLYVLINGNSFSASSILSTKLQATKRAIFVGEETGGHYNGTVAGMSKFVALPNSKVSLSFGMLQIQAPHQTEINGYGIIPDIEIIPTKKERIDNIDPELNWILQDIKK; from the coding sequence ATGAATATTATCCCTAACCAAACCTCATTAATGATAAAGAATCCTATGATGGTTCTTTTTATTCTATTCTTTTTTGCCTCATGTGTAAGTATCCCTAAATACAATGAGCAAATAGCGGGGCTTCATAGCCCAGAAGACCTAAAATCGGATGTGGACAAATCGTACAAAAAGCTTAAAAAGTTGCATCCTAAGCTCTATCAATTTGTATCCAAAGAAAGGCTAGATTTTAAATTTGATAGCTTAAAACAAAGCATCACTGCCCCCATGAGCAGTACAGATTTTTATAAGAAATTAGCTCCAGTAGTATTCGAAATTCGTCAAGGGCACATTGGTATCAGTCCGCCTTCAAAACGATATACCAAAAATGAGCGAAAAGAATTGCGCAAAAATGAATTTGAATTCTACAATTTAGATTTTGAACAAGTGGAGGATGCTTTTTTAGTGAAAGATAATTTCGGTATCGACAGTACCATTATAGGTGCTGAAGTTTTAAAAATACGTGAAGAACCTATTGAAGACTTGGTGCGTGAGTATAAAAAATATGTCTCTTCAGATGGCTACAATACTACTTTTGAGGATCGTTTTGTGGCCCTGCGCTTTTCAGGTTTATATTATAAAGACAAAGGATATTTAGACAGTCTCCCCATTACCTTAAGCAAGAACGACAGCATATTCATAAAAACATTGAGGCGAATTCCTAAAGATTCGATCAAGAATATTTTAAAAATCAGGGATTCACTCGCTGCCAAAGACTCCACGACAATAGATAAAAAAGAAGTAAAACTTAGCAAACAGGAAAAAAAAGCAAGAAAGCAAAAATTAAAGCAGAACTATAAAAATGATTTGAAATACGGCTATATTAGGCGTAAGAGTCTGCCAAAAGAAACTAAATTTTACACACGTAATTTTGATTTTATCGGTGAAGATAGCAGCATCGCCTATATGAAAATTAGTAATTTTAAAAATGGCAATTATAAGGCGTTTTATAAGGAGGTTTTTACTAAAATTGATTCTGCTGATACCAAGAATTTAATTATCGATTTAAGAGATAATACCGGTGGTCGATTGGCTGAAATAGCTAAGTTATATACTTATTTGACAGATGATGTACATCAATTTGTTGAAAAGGGACAAACATTAACACGCTTTCCTTTTCTAAAATCGAGGTTCTCAAGTGAAAACACTTTTTTAGGAAAAACCTTGGGGGTGTTAATGACACCCATAGCAGCACCTATTGAATTACTCAAGGGAAGTAAAAAAAATGGAATACGATATTATAGATTTCCTAGTTCTAAAAGGAATCTTGACCCTGACCCCTTAAATTATAAAGGAAAACTTTATGTTTTAATTAATGGAAATTCTTTTTCGGCGTCTTCTATTTTATCGACAAAATTACAAGCTACAAAACGCGCAATATTTGTGGGTGAAGAAACGGGAGGGCATTACAATGGCACTGTTGCAGGCATGTCTAAATTTGTAGCATTGCCAAATTCTAAAGTAAGTTTATCTTTTGGAATGTTGCAAATTCAAGCGCCACACCAAACTGAAATAAATGGGTATGGTATTATTCCGGATATAGAAATAATTCCCACTAAAAAGGAGCGAATCGACAATATTGACCCTGAATTAAATTGGATTTTGCAGGACATAAAGAAGTAA
- a CDS encoding Lacal_2735 family protein: MFGLFKKKSEKEVLQKQYKDLLNEAYKLSTVNRKASDDKTYEAEQVMKKIDALNED, encoded by the coding sequence ATGTTTGGATTATTTAAAAAAAAATCAGAGAAAGAAGTACTGCAAAAACAATATAAGGACTTATTGAATGAAGCCTATAAACTGTCTACCGTAAATCGCAAGGCAAGCGATGATAAAACCTATGAAGCAGAGCAAGTCATGAAAAAAATTGATGCCCTCAACGAAGATTAA
- a CDS encoding glutathione peroxidase produces the protein MNFLENLKFTTSKGKDTIAPKESIYTISINDIHGTPLVLEKFKGKYILFVNVASECGFTSQYSDLQKLYKAYQEKLVIIGAPCNQFGGQEPGDENQITSFCELNFGVSFPLTEKLAVKGPSQHPLYQWLTDKNKNGKKSSTVKWNFQKYLVDDTGHLVDVFYSITKPLSTKITKYFK, from the coding sequence ATGAATTTTTTGGAAAATTTAAAATTTACGACATCAAAAGGTAAAGATACAATAGCACCTAAAGAATCTATCTATACCATTAGCATAAACGATATACACGGTACACCGCTAGTATTAGAAAAATTTAAAGGAAAGTACATTTTATTTGTAAACGTGGCATCAGAATGTGGTTTTACAAGCCAGTATTCTGACCTTCAAAAGTTGTATAAAGCTTACCAAGAGAAGTTAGTTATAATTGGTGCTCCATGCAATCAGTTTGGAGGGCAAGAGCCTGGAGATGAAAACCAAATCACATCGTTTTGCGAGCTTAATTTTGGGGTCAGTTTTCCCTTAACCGAAAAGTTGGCTGTAAAAGGCCCAAGTCAACATCCTTTATACCAATGGCTTACCGATAAAAATAAAAATGGAAAAAAGAGTAGTACGGTAAAGTGGAACTTTCAGAAATATCTTGTGGATGATACAGGGCATCTAGTGGATGTATTTTATTCGATTACAAAACCATTAAGTACTAAAATAACCAAATACTTCAAATAA
- a CDS encoding DUF2452 domain-containing protein, with translation MASVKKPDYVVFDADKEKYDAALKPYATSVGAPVITTQDTVSWKNRNIHQVNKQIGAKYQELKAEFDGLMEQFEYNNLVYSASFNFEPIVGFTYYLYRNAAEEAFLSVIAPDECNFDYIGTFKLNADKIWQKIKHTDEK, from the coding sequence ATGGCTTCAGTTAAAAAACCAGACTATGTAGTTTTTGATGCAGATAAAGAAAAATATGATGCAGCCTTAAAACCCTATGCCACAAGTGTAGGAGCTCCGGTGATTACTACGCAAGATACCGTTTCTTGGAAAAATCGAAATATTCACCAAGTAAATAAACAAATTGGTGCAAAGTACCAGGAGCTAAAAGCGGAGTTCGATGGCTTAATGGAGCAGTTTGAGTACAATAACTTGGTGTACAGTGCTTCATTTAATTTTGAGCCTATTGTTGGTTTTACCTATTATTTATACAGAAATGCTGCGGAAGAAGCCTTCTTATCCGTAATTGCGCCTGATGAATGTAACTTTGATTATATAGGTACTTTTAAATTAAATGCGGATAAAATTTGGCAAAAAATTAAACATACAGACGAAAAATAA
- a CDS encoding TIGR03643 family protein, with amino-acid sequence MDNNFTERQADRIIEMAWEDRTPFEAIEFQFGLPEKEVIKFMRANLKESSFKRWRKRVNSGVSQKHLKKRNPEISRFKCSRQKAISGNKISKR; translated from the coding sequence ATGGATAATAATTTTACAGAACGACAAGCGGATAGAATTATAGAAATGGCTTGGGAAGATAGAACCCCTTTTGAAGCCATCGAATTTCAATTTGGATTGCCCGAAAAGGAAGTTATTAAGTTTATGCGTGCTAACTTAAAAGAATCAAGTTTTAAACGCTGGCGTAAAAGAGTAAACAGTGGTGTAAGTCAAAAACATCTAAAAAAGCGTAATCCGGAAATAAGCAGGTTTAAATGTTCAAGACAAAAAGCGATTTCAGGAAATAAAATTAGCAAGCGTTAA
- a CDS encoding FAD-binding domain-containing protein, with the protein MAKHIPNFPTDYDAILQRIANVSPKEYAKSRNYIDGAVSYLSPYISRGVVSTKQVFQLVLAKGYAPNSIEKFIQELAWRDYWQQVWRVKSNEINTDLKHEQQSVINHEMPSAILEATTEIEAIDEAIAAFYETGYLHNHVRMYLASISCNVAQSHWKHPAQWMYYHLLDGDWASNALSWQWVVGANSNKKYYANQENINRYCHTHQNNTFLDVDYEALPEMAIPTVLKATVQAKLVTPLPLKTPIQVDQTKPSCIYNYYNLDPIWRKEEAVNRILLLEPSVFEQYPIGQKAVDFMLALAKNIPNIQVYVGEFTELLKEYQLSKLYYKEHPLNTKYTGTEDTRDWMFGVKGYYPSFFAFWKKCKKELRF; encoded by the coding sequence ATGGCAAAGCACATTCCAAACTTTCCTACAGACTATGACGCAATTTTACAGCGAATAGCTAATGTAAGCCCCAAGGAGTACGCAAAATCTCGAAACTATATTGATGGAGCTGTTAGCTATTTATCACCTTATATTTCAAGAGGAGTTGTTTCGACAAAGCAGGTTTTTCAATTGGTGTTAGCAAAGGGCTATGCTCCAAACTCTATTGAAAAATTTATTCAAGAGTTGGCCTGGAGAGATTATTGGCAGCAAGTTTGGAGGGTAAAAAGCAACGAAATAAACACCGATTTAAAACATGAGCAACAATCGGTTATCAATCACGAAATGCCTTCAGCTATTCTTGAAGCGACTACCGAAATTGAAGCTATAGACGAAGCTATTGCCGCATTTTATGAAACTGGATACCTGCATAACCATGTACGCATGTACTTGGCCTCCATCAGTTGTAATGTGGCCCAGAGTCATTGGAAACATCCTGCACAATGGATGTATTACCATTTATTAGATGGCGATTGGGCAAGCAATGCGCTTAGTTGGCAATGGGTGGTTGGGGCAAACAGCAATAAAAAGTACTATGCAAATCAGGAAAATATAAATAGGTATTGCCATACCCATCAAAACAATACCTTTTTAGATGTGGATTATGAGGCACTTCCTGAAATGGCGATTCCTACTGTTTTAAAAGCAACCGTACAGGCCAAATTAGTGACTCCATTACCTCTTAAAACCCCTATACAAGTAGATCAAACGAAACCTAGTTGTATTTATAACTACTATAATTTAGACCCCATTTGGCGAAAAGAAGAAGCTGTGAATCGCATTCTTTTGTTAGAACCATCAGTTTTTGAACAGTATCCAATAGGACAAAAAGCGGTCGATTTTATGTTGGCCTTGGCTAAAAACATACCTAATATTCAAGTATACGTTGGTGAGTTCACTGAATTATTGAAAGAATACCAACTTTCGAAATTATATTACAAGGAACACCCTTTAAATACAAAGTATACAGGAACAGAAGACACTAGAGATTGGATGTTTGGTGTGAAAGGGTATTATCCTTCATTTTTTGCTTTTTGGAAGAAATGTAAAAAGGAATTACGATTTTAA